The following coding sequences lie in one Desulfitibacter alkalitolerans DSM 16504 genomic window:
- a CDS encoding helix-turn-helix domain-containing protein: protein MPVSYKKLWKLLIDKDMKKKDLCKAAGISSSSIVKLSKNENVTTGVLVKICKALNCDIGDIMEIVDGPDEQRDCR, encoded by the coding sequence GTGCCGGTAAGCTACAAAAAGCTGTGGAAACTGTTGATCGATAAAGACATGAAGAAAAAAGACCTTTGTAAAGCAGCAGGCATAAGTTCATCGTCTATAGTTAAGCTCAGCAAAAATGAGAATGTGACTACCGGAGTACTGGTCAAGATTTGCAAGGCGCTTAACTGTGATATCGGAGATATCATGGAAATTGTTGATGGGCCGGATGAACAGCGCGACTGCAGGTAA
- the brxF gene encoding BREX-3 system P-loop-containing protein BrxF, giving the protein MGTLIKSSQFSKKMLEKTNTPIILCSSAPRLKKIIAEAGYQELRLNGLLAEALVKKDAAIRPQFVSDEAIRIVSSIQGPIFLTDYEILFDPRYSIDVIRFFYELSRRAKIVIKWCGTLDDNHLVYATPAYRDFHSYNIHDYDITCVI; this is encoded by the coding sequence TTGGGTACGTTAATAAAGAGTTCTCAATTCAGTAAAAAAATGCTTGAGAAAACAAATACACCGATTATACTTTGCTCTTCTGCGCCAAGATTGAAAAAGATTATTGCCGAAGCTGGTTATCAAGAGCTCAGACTTAATGGATTATTGGCTGAAGCCCTTGTAAAAAAAGATGCAGCTATCAGGCCGCAGTTTGTTAGCGATGAAGCGATAAGAATTGTATCGTCCATACAAGGCCCGATTTTTCTGACAGACTACGAAATACTGTTTGACCCGAGGTACAGCATTGATGTTATCAGATTTTTTTATGAGCTGTCACGCAGAGCAAAAATTGTTATAAAGTGGTGCGGCACGTTGGACGATAACCACTTGGTATATGCAACACCGGCTTATAGGGATTTTCATTCATATAACATTCATGACTATGATATAACTTGTGTAATCTGA
- a CDS encoding DUF6079 family protein has product MKYADLINFNPIESIIQLTAANDKKEAINLVKSYVMSDDMADKLTNNMLSQLRLDDVVDNKGVLLVGNYGTGKSHLMSVISSIAYDAENLDYVQNKKFAEAARIIAGKFEVLRIEIGASKMSLRNIILTKVKQDFAERGLIFDFPDEKDIISNKDVLLTMMDLFSSKYPDKGYLIVVDEFLDYLGGRKSQEIKLDLGFMRELGEIIKTSRLRAIFGVQEKLFDNPSFSFVSNTLNRVKDRFEQVIIRKEDTAYVVSERILKKTPEQKALIREHLQKFCSLYTNMSERMEEYVDLFPIHPSYIEVFNKIYIIENRHILKNISEIIRRILDDEITDESPGIVSFDSYWSFIKENLALKTDANIKEVVEKSGMLEDIVNRSFPKRLYKPLALQIIYALSVHRLTTGDISIRAGLTAENLRDDLCLYLKGMPDQSSDTLQSIIQTVLKDIMTTVSGQFIEHNADNGQYYLDLKKDIDYDEKITQRAAIMDDDSLNSYFYDVVYYCLEWDQKEYVDNFKIYEHRLNWVSHAIFRSGYLFFGTPESRPTAQPPEDYYIYFIPPYGNESYTDDKKDDEVFFLFKPNEDFKNTLKLYGAAQILKDLAEEKNKPAYQNKAEVFKKKLTKYLSENKNTCFEVIYKGEKKQLLEVMKGQYKSTNPFKETIDLVASICLDEYFTKKYPEMPKFKIQITHRNRADIIRAGIDRFAGRKNQQANALLESFDLLDGEKITVQNSKYAQYFIKELEKIPAKAVINFSDIYTEVQNKDEYYLDKRFGISYALLPIVLLALVHTGHAVIALRNGTTLTASDLETLPKISAIDIYEFKYIFKPKDMQLAELVRLYELLELPVGLINNPAQREAGLEQMLARAQEMANVAVRANSKLNGEFELWGEPLIADHLASDYKASAKRVLDIFGNFQSRFNTVAKLNNFNYTMEQIEQLGKDIAASKIVLEYEKFRNDCLANVNYMMNLERMELGAALRAEIEAAKENFRKIRDDIPQDMSGEGAAADVNSLLVKVKNQYIDIYFAEHQKKRLGVSDGQRKGELVGSAKLANLKRLKAINNIFSASKLDSIEKDLAGLKVCYELTPDMLKTNHFCTKCNFLMGEADIPVKGRLEEIEDRIDSLLAEWTNTLFNTVTDPTLEEQKQYLSPEQRKAIDAFIETKTLPEKIDQFFITAIEDLLQGFEPVAIAADDIIDKLGALGPCDIETFQRKLKDLLDSYTKGKDKEKLRIIVKR; this is encoded by the coding sequence ATGAAATACGCAGATTTGATAAACTTCAATCCAATCGAAAGCATTATCCAGCTTACGGCGGCTAATGACAAGAAAGAAGCAATAAATCTGGTTAAAAGCTATGTCATGTCCGATGATATGGCGGACAAGCTAACCAATAATATGCTTTCACAGCTTCGGTTAGATGATGTGGTAGACAATAAAGGTGTTTTGCTGGTAGGTAACTACGGTACAGGTAAATCACACCTTATGTCGGTCATTTCTTCAATAGCATACGATGCCGAAAACCTTGACTATGTACAAAACAAAAAGTTTGCCGAGGCTGCCAGGATCATTGCGGGGAAGTTTGAAGTTCTGCGTATTGAGATAGGCGCATCAAAAATGTCCCTCAGGAACATCATCCTGACAAAAGTAAAGCAGGATTTTGCTGAACGTGGGCTCATCTTTGACTTCCCTGATGAAAAGGATATTATCTCAAATAAAGATGTGCTCCTGACCATGATGGATTTGTTTTCATCCAAATATCCCGACAAAGGATACCTGATTGTGGTGGATGAGTTCCTCGACTATCTTGGCGGCCGTAAAAGCCAGGAGATTAAGCTCGACTTGGGCTTCATGCGCGAGCTGGGAGAAATTATTAAAACTTCCCGTTTAAGAGCTATTTTCGGAGTACAGGAAAAACTTTTTGATAACCCCAGCTTTTCATTTGTATCCAATACTTTAAACCGGGTAAAGGATAGGTTTGAGCAAGTCATCATTCGTAAGGAAGATACGGCCTATGTTGTATCTGAAAGAATACTGAAGAAGACTCCTGAACAGAAGGCGCTGATCCGTGAGCACTTGCAAAAGTTCTGCAGTCTGTATACCAATATGTCGGAGCGCATGGAGGAGTACGTTGACCTGTTCCCTATTCATCCTTCATATATTGAAGTTTTTAACAAGATTTACATTATTGAGAACCGTCATATACTAAAAAACATTTCGGAGATCATCAGGCGGATACTTGACGATGAAATTACTGATGAATCTCCCGGCATTGTATCATTTGACAGCTACTGGTCCTTTATCAAGGAAAACCTTGCCCTTAAAACAGATGCCAATATTAAAGAAGTCGTTGAAAAGAGCGGCATGCTTGAGGATATCGTCAACCGTTCATTTCCTAAACGTCTTTATAAACCTTTGGCATTGCAGATAATATATGCTTTAAGCGTACATAGATTAACCACCGGTGACATCAGTATCCGTGCAGGACTTACCGCAGAAAACCTCAGGGATGATCTTTGCCTGTATTTAAAAGGAATGCCCGACCAAAGCTCAGATACATTACAGTCTATCATTCAAACGGTTCTGAAGGATATAATGACCACTGTCAGCGGGCAGTTTATTGAACATAATGCAGATAACGGACAATATTATCTGGACTTGAAAAAAGATATCGACTACGACGAAAAAATCACGCAAAGAGCGGCTATCATGGATGATGACAGTCTTAATAGCTATTTTTATGATGTAGTTTATTATTGCTTAGAGTGGGATCAGAAAGAATATGTTGATAATTTCAAAATCTATGAACACCGGTTAAACTGGGTGTCTCATGCTATTTTTCGCTCAGGCTACCTATTCTTTGGCACACCTGAATCGCGTCCGACTGCTCAGCCGCCAGAGGATTATTACATATACTTTATTCCTCCCTATGGCAATGAGAGCTATACGGATGACAAGAAGGACGATGAGGTCTTTTTCCTGTTTAAGCCCAACGAAGACTTCAAGAACACGCTGAAGTTATATGGTGCTGCTCAAATACTGAAAGATTTGGCCGAAGAAAAAAATAAGCCTGCCTATCAAAACAAAGCTGAAGTTTTCAAGAAAAAGCTGACGAAATACCTGAGTGAAAATAAGAATACTTGCTTTGAAGTAATCTATAAGGGCGAAAAGAAGCAGCTACTGGAAGTGATGAAGGGACAATATAAGAGCACCAACCCGTTCAAAGAAACCATTGATCTGGTTGCTTCCATCTGTTTGGACGAATACTTTACGAAAAAGTATCCTGAGATGCCGAAATTTAAAATTCAGATTACGCACCGCAATCGGGCAGATATTATCCGTGCAGGCATTGACAGGTTTGCAGGGCGAAAGAACCAACAGGCAAACGCCTTGCTTGAAAGTTTTGATTTACTTGACGGTGAAAAAATTACCGTTCAAAACTCCAAGTATGCACAATACTTTATCAAAGAGCTGGAAAAGATCCCTGCCAAGGCCGTTATCAATTTCAGTGACATTTATACTGAAGTTCAAAATAAAGATGAATATTACCTGGACAAGCGGTTCGGAATCAGCTATGCCCTGCTACCGATTGTCTTACTTGCATTGGTTCATACAGGCCATGCGGTCATTGCTTTAAGGAACGGCACTACCCTGACTGCATCTGATTTGGAAACGCTGCCCAAGATATCAGCCATTGACATTTATGAGTTTAAGTACATTTTCAAGCCAAAGGACATGCAGCTGGCAGAACTGGTCAGGCTGTATGAGCTGCTGGAGCTCCCTGTTGGCCTTATCAACAATCCTGCCCAGCGGGAGGCCGGGCTTGAACAGATGCTTGCCAGAGCACAGGAGATGGCCAATGTTGCGGTCAGGGCCAACAGCAAGCTGAACGGAGAATTTGAGCTTTGGGGCGAACCGCTGATTGCCGACCATCTTGCTTCGGATTATAAGGCTTCTGCTAAGAGGGTGCTGGACATATTCGGTAACTTCCAGAGCAGGTTCAATACCGTGGCCAAGCTCAATAACTTTAATTACACAATGGAACAGATTGAGCAGCTTGGCAAGGATATTGCTGCCTCAAAAATTGTTCTGGAATACGAAAAATTCAGGAACGACTGCCTTGCCAATGTCAATTACATGATGAATTTGGAACGCATGGAGCTTGGTGCTGCCTTAAGAGCAGAGATTGAAGCCGCCAAGGAAAACTTCCGCAAGATTAGAGATGACATACCTCAGGACATGAGCGGCGAGGGTGCTGCAGCGGATGTGAACAGTTTGCTGGTAAAAGTCAAAAACCAGTATATTGACATCTACTTTGCAGAGCATCAGAAAAAACGTCTCGGAGTTTCCGATGGCCAGCGTAAGGGTGAACTGGTCGGGTCGGCAAAACTAGCTAATTTAAAGCGCTTGAAAGCAATCAATAATATTTTTTCGGCATCTAAACTGGACAGTATCGAAAAGGACCTGGCCGGGCTCAAAGTCTGCTATGAGCTGACTCCTGATATGCTGAAAACGAACCATTTCTGCACGAAATGCAATTTCTTGATGGGTGAAGCCGATATTCCGGTAAAAGGCAGGCTTGAAGAGATTGAAGACCGGATTGACAGCCTGCTTGCCGAATGGACGAATACCCTGTTTAATACGGTTACAGACCCAACACTTGAAGAACAAAAGCAATATTTAAGTCCGGAACAACGCAAGGCAATTGATGCATTTATTGAAACTAAGACTTTGCCCGAAAAGATTGACCAGTTCTTTATTACTGCTATTGAGGATCTGTTACAAGGTTTTGAACCTGTCGCCATTGCGGCCGACGACATCATTGACAAGCTCGGCGCACTTGGGCCGTGCGATATTGAAACCTTCCAGCGCAAACTGAAAGATCTGCTGGATAGTTATACCAAAGGCAAGGATAAAGAGAAGCTGCGTATTATTGTAAAAAGATAA
- a CDS encoding DNA methyltransferase, with the protein MKLTKEDIDKVRHIEGFPIGKDEDIIALSNPPYYTACPNPFIEDFIKEHGKPYDEATDDYHREPFAADVSEGKNDPIYNAHSYHTKVPHKAIMRYILHYTEPGDIIFDGFCGTGMTGVAAQMCGNPDPEFKAKIEAEMPYVKWGARKAILNDLSPAATFIAYNYNTPVDVAEFQREATRILKECEKELGWMYKTRHVIEGKLQIGIDGNPLIGCINYTVWSDVFICPTCSNEIVFWDAAVDKKNGKVNDTFFCPHCRSQLTKRSCARAQETHFDTRLNVFVTMAKQVPVLINYSVGNKRFEKTPDEFDLALIEKINNMEIPYWYPTDELPNGYNTEQPKRSHGVTHVHQFYTRRNLAVLAAISHKALTSRFNIVFQSINATLTSKIVRYNMGHRGNGPVSGTLYVPSLVAESNVLNLLIGKQTDFLSVYNKTTNFCGAQINIGSTSDLKNIEENSIDYIFTDPPFGGNLNYSELSFIWEAWLKVFTNQKLEAIINAVQGKGLLEYQSLMTQCFSECCRVLKPGRWMTVVFHNSQNSVWNAIQESLQRSGFIIADVRTLNKQQGSFKQVTTTSAVKQDLVISAYKPKDSFKREFISHAGSEETAWSFVRQHLENLPVVVVKNGKIELIAERQAFLLYDRMVAYHIMNGIAVPLDATDFYKGLDEKFLKRDGMYFLADQVNEYDTARIVNDVEPVQFELFVTNEKSAIAWLYQQLETPQTYAELQPKFMQEIKAWDKFEIRPELAVLLEENFLQDDKGRWYIPDITKASDVAKLREKKLLKEFEGYVATKGKLKLFRTEAIRVGFAKLWADKNYKLIVETAERLPESVIQEDDKLLMYYDISLGRV; encoded by the coding sequence ATGAAGCTGACTAAAGAAGATATTGACAAAGTACGGCATATAGAGGGTTTTCCTATAGGCAAGGACGAGGACATTATTGCTCTATCCAATCCTCCCTACTATACGGCATGCCCTAATCCATTTATTGAAGATTTTATAAAAGAACATGGCAAGCCTTATGATGAAGCGACTGACGATTATCATAGGGAGCCGTTCGCTGCTGATGTGAGCGAGGGTAAGAATGACCCGATATATAATGCTCATAGCTATCATACGAAAGTGCCTCATAAAGCTATTATGCGCTACATTCTCCATTATACAGAGCCAGGTGACATTATCTTTGACGGCTTCTGTGGTACCGGTATGACAGGTGTTGCGGCACAGATGTGTGGGAATCCTGATCCAGAGTTTAAAGCCAAAATCGAAGCCGAAATGCCCTATGTCAAATGGGGAGCACGCAAAGCCATCTTGAACGACCTTTCTCCTGCGGCTACCTTTATTGCTTATAACTATAATACACCGGTGGATGTGGCGGAGTTTCAGCGGGAAGCCACTCGCATTCTAAAAGAATGCGAAAAGGAGCTGGGCTGGATGTATAAGACAAGGCATGTCATTGAAGGAAAGCTCCAAATAGGCATAGATGGGAATCCCCTTATCGGTTGCATCAACTATACGGTTTGGAGCGATGTGTTTATCTGCCCTACCTGCTCCAATGAAATCGTGTTTTGGGACGCGGCTGTTGACAAGAAAAACGGCAAGGTCAATGACACCTTTTTTTGTCCCCATTGCCGCAGCCAGCTGACCAAACGCAGTTGTGCACGGGCCCAGGAAACACATTTTGATACACGGCTGAATGTATTTGTCACCATGGCCAAGCAGGTACCGGTTTTAATCAATTACTCGGTGGGAAATAAGCGGTTTGAAAAAACACCGGACGAGTTTGATCTGGCGCTGATTGAAAAAATCAACAATATGGAAATACCATACTGGTATCCAACGGATGAATTGCCTAATGGATATAATACAGAGCAACCCAAACGCTCGCATGGGGTAACCCATGTGCATCAGTTTTATACGAGAAGGAATTTGGCTGTATTGGCAGCTATTTCACATAAAGCATTAACTTCAAGATTTAACATTGTTTTTCAATCTATTAATGCTACGCTTACATCAAAGATAGTTCGCTATAACATGGGACATCGAGGCAACGGGCCTGTTAGCGGAACGCTTTATGTTCCTTCATTGGTAGCTGAATCTAATGTATTGAATTTGCTTATCGGGAAACAAACAGATTTTTTATCTGTTTACAATAAAACAACAAATTTTTGTGGTGCGCAAATCAATATTGGATCAACAAGCGATTTAAAAAATATAGAGGAAAATTCAATAGACTATATCTTTACGGACCCTCCGTTTGGCGGTAACCTAAACTATTCTGAACTGAGCTTTATTTGGGAGGCCTGGTTGAAGGTTTTTACCAATCAGAAACTCGAAGCGATTATAAACGCCGTTCAGGGGAAAGGTTTGCTGGAGTATCAGTCGCTGATGACTCAATGCTTCAGTGAGTGTTGCCGCGTCCTAAAGCCAGGCCGCTGGATGACAGTAGTATTCCATAATTCGCAAAACTCTGTTTGGAACGCCATTCAGGAATCGCTTCAACGCTCCGGTTTTATTATCGCTGACGTTCGTACGCTGAATAAGCAGCAAGGCAGCTTCAAGCAGGTTACGACCACGTCGGCCGTTAAGCAAGACCTTGTAATTTCAGCTTATAAACCAAAAGACAGTTTTAAGCGTGAGTTTATTTCCCACGCTGGAAGCGAAGAAACGGCATGGAGCTTTGTTCGTCAGCATCTTGAAAATCTACCCGTTGTTGTCGTTAAGAACGGGAAAATAGAACTAATAGCAGAACGTCAGGCATTTCTCCTCTATGACCGTATGGTGGCGTATCATATTATGAACGGAATAGCTGTTCCGTTAGACGCAACAGACTTTTATAAAGGCTTGGACGAAAAATTCTTGAAGCGTGACGGGATGTACTTTCTGGCTGATCAGGTCAACGAATATGACACGGCCCGTATCGTTAACGATGTGGAGCCGGTTCAGTTTGAGCTTTTTGTCACCAATGAGAAGTCGGCAATTGCATGGCTTTACCAACAGCTTGAGACACCGCAGACATACGCCGAACTCCAGCCGAAGTTTATGCAGGAAATAAAAGCCTGGGACAAGTTTGAGATAAGACCTGAGTTGGCAGTATTGCTTGAAGAAAACTTCCTGCAGGACGATAAGGGCAGATGGTATATCCCTGATATTACAAAGGCTTCCGATGTGGCCAAGCTCCGTGAAAAGAAATTGCTCAAAGAATTCGAGGGTTACGTGGCTACTAAAGGTAAGCTCAAACTCTTCCGTACAGAAGCTATCAGGGTGGGCTTTGCAAAACTCTGGGCCGATAAGAATTATAAGCTGATTGTCGAAACAGCAGAGCGCTTGCCGGAAAGTGTTATCCAGGAAGATGACAAGCTGCTTATGTATTATGACATTAGCTTGGGGAGGGTGTAA
- a CDS encoding TrlF family AAA-like ATPase, with translation MSEYQRGSEWRRWDLHVHTPGTIKNDKYTGSSIEEKWNTFYTDITTYIGDGTDIARNVVALGITDYLSVENYKKVLIDNRLPATVKLVLPNVEMRMYPLSKQSGINIHFLFDPAIVNDLDDRFFSQMSITYGGRTYTATKSQLIQLGRAVSSSVVDEDDAYKIGVGQFIPSFDSIKSIFDKDADLREKVIIVVSNGSNDGVTGAANHSCYFDSSSHVSDFDATRQAIYQFADAIFSANQNDIDYFLGKRADSPDKVIQKCGSLMPCIHGCDAHENSKIFEPDQKRYCWIKADPTFNGLKQVLYEPEQRVRISELIPEQKPDYYVIDRIEFKDTDFQTQPVVFNDKLTCIIGGKSTGKSILLHNLALAIDKKQVEEKISITNTNTKVVDKLKVYWADGSISSDASNDTIHKIVYIPQTYLNRLTDEKEEKTEIDSIIENIVLNNQVVKKVYEETKEAIKAYKPELDKAIYDLLEKHRELGEIDSKRKELGNKPGIEAEINKLRAQKEQLSKALSLSENDIKSYDEAVSKVSQLTRQITDLTNEIDNINAISSLVVAKDIDYPFSKNTMTEINQVISKAIEAANEVWLSAKKTIIENINVIKLQKEKELSGYIQTQESLHDRVQGNKAIIELTDKIKLESEKLGKLIEMDNQFKEISKRANVLLEQVVDSMAFYAKQHKKYADAVNGNTDLSTDDLVFSVGYPFRKEAFLEKLKHIIDNRTLKKIINLDDFSAEDYSKQNVYSIVTKILSGELPLVKNNTVESALRIILADWYNTTYSVKMDGDTIDVMSPGKKALVLLKLLISLANSKCPILIDQPEDDLDNRSIFDDLIPFIKSKKKDRQIIVVTHNANIVLGSDAEEVIIANQNGKNSPNKEYRFEYRSGSIEDDKPVMGADGSPESGILNSQGVQQHICDILEGGKKAFDLRKQKYRI, from the coding sequence ATGTCTGAATACCAGAGGGGTTCCGAATGGAGGCGTTGGGACTTACATGTACATACGCCAGGAACAATAAAAAACGATAAATATACTGGTAGTTCCATAGAGGAAAAATGGAACACTTTTTATACGGACATAACTACATATATTGGGGATGGAACTGATATTGCTAGAAATGTCGTTGCTCTTGGTATTACAGACTATCTTTCGGTCGAGAACTACAAGAAAGTGTTAATTGATAATCGTCTTCCCGCCACAGTAAAACTAGTATTGCCAAATGTTGAAATGCGAATGTATCCTCTGTCAAAACAAAGTGGCATTAATATTCATTTTCTTTTTGACCCTGCAATAGTAAATGACCTTGATGACCGTTTTTTTTCACAAATGTCAATAACGTATGGCGGCAGGACGTATACAGCAACAAAGAGTCAGTTAATTCAGCTTGGCAGAGCCGTTTCTTCATCAGTGGTTGATGAAGATGATGCTTATAAAATAGGTGTCGGTCAGTTCATTCCATCATTTGACTCAATTAAATCTATTTTTGACAAAGACGCAGATCTCCGCGAAAAAGTAATAATTGTCGTGTCGAATGGTAGCAATGACGGCGTAACGGGTGCAGCAAATCATTCTTGCTATTTCGACTCATCATCTCATGTGTCAGATTTTGATGCGACTCGACAAGCAATCTATCAGTTCGCGGATGCGATATTTTCTGCTAACCAAAATGATATTGACTATTTTCTTGGAAAAAGAGCTGATTCTCCTGATAAGGTTATTCAAAAATGCGGTTCTTTAATGCCTTGTATACATGGCTGCGATGCACACGAGAATTCAAAGATCTTTGAGCCAGATCAAAAGCGATACTGCTGGATAAAAGCAGATCCTACATTTAATGGTTTAAAACAAGTATTATATGAACCAGAGCAGAGAGTGAGAATTTCTGAACTTATACCAGAACAAAAACCAGATTACTATGTAATTGATCGTATTGAGTTTAAGGATACGGACTTTCAAACACAACCAGTTGTTTTTAACGATAAGTTAACTTGCATTATTGGCGGGAAGTCGACGGGAAAGTCTATTCTGTTGCATAATCTTGCCTTGGCCATTGACAAAAAGCAGGTTGAAGAAAAAATATCCATTACTAATACCAATACTAAGGTAGTTGATAAGCTAAAAGTCTACTGGGCGGATGGCTCAATAAGTTCAGATGCAAGTAATGACACTATACATAAAATCGTTTATATTCCTCAAACATACTTGAATAGACTTACTGACGAAAAAGAGGAAAAAACTGAAATAGATTCCATTATTGAAAATATTGTCCTAAATAACCAAGTTGTTAAAAAGGTGTATGAAGAAACTAAGGAAGCAATAAAAGCATATAAACCTGAGTTAGATAAGGCGATCTATGATTTACTCGAAAAACATAGAGAGCTTGGTGAGATAGATTCAAAAAGGAAAGAATTGGGGAATAAGCCTGGTATAGAGGCAGAGATCAATAAGCTGCGAGCTCAAAAAGAGCAACTGTCCAAAGCATTGTCTCTTTCTGAGAATGATATAAAATCGTATGACGAGGCTGTTTCAAAAGTCAGCCAGCTAACCCGCCAAATTACCGATTTAACTAATGAAATTGATAATATTAATGCTATCTCTTCTCTTGTAGTAGCGAAAGATATCGACTATCCATTTTCAAAAAATACTATGACTGAGATTAATCAAGTCATCAGCAAAGCTATCGAGGCAGCGAATGAAGTATGGTTATCAGCTAAGAAAACAATAATCGAGAATATTAATGTAATCAAATTGCAGAAAGAAAAGGAACTTAGTGGATATATCCAGACACAAGAATCCTTGCATGATAGAGTGCAAGGGAATAAGGCTATTATTGAACTAACTGACAAAATTAAATTAGAATCAGAAAAGCTTGGTAAGTTAATTGAGATGGATAACCAGTTCAAAGAAATAAGTAAAAGGGCAAACGTATTATTAGAGCAGGTTGTTGACTCAATGGCTTTTTATGCTAAACAGCATAAGAAATATGCGGATGCTGTTAATGGAAACACTGATTTATCAACAGATGATCTGGTTTTCTCGGTTGGGTATCCTTTTAGAAAAGAAGCTTTTCTTGAAAAACTCAAGCATATTATAGATAATCGTACACTAAAGAAAATAATAAATCTTGATGATTTTAGTGCAGAAGATTATTCCAAACAAAATGTTTATTCGATTGTCACGAAAATTCTCAGCGGTGAGTTGCCATTAGTAAAAAACAATACAGTAGAATCTGCTCTACGGATTATTTTAGCGGATTGGTATAATACGACATATAGCGTCAAAATGGATGGTGATACTATTGATGTTATGTCGCCAGGAAAGAAAGCACTGGTTTTGCTTAAATTACTCATTAGCTTAGCAAATAGTAAATGCCCTATACTAATTGATCAGCCGGAAGATGATCTTGATAACCGCTCAATTTTTGATGACCTTATTCCATTTATAAAGAGCAAGAAAAAGGATAGACAGATTATTGTAGTCACCCACAATGCGAACATTGTTTTGGGGAGCGATGCGGAAGAAGTTATCATTGCTAATCAAAATGGAAAAAACTCTCCTAATAAAGAATATCGGTTTGAATACAGGTCGGGTTCTATTGAAGATGATAAGCCTGTAATGGGAGCAGACGGAAGTCCTGAATCCGGCATTCTGAATAGTCAAGGCGTCCAACAACATATTTGTGATATTCTTGAAGGTGGTAAAAAAGCGTTTGATTTGAGGAAGCAAAAGTACCGCATATAA